In Primulina eburnea isolate SZY01 chromosome 3, ASM2296580v1, whole genome shotgun sequence, one DNA window encodes the following:
- the LOC140826394 gene encoding protein trichome berefringence-like 7 has protein sequence MERMSSFNRSVSFKQRTANIGSPRFSRKSRMSPLFHALIIMGWLVSFFLAVGCGYMYVLPNLTHSFHVPEDRFMNFSGSDNTCDVFDGNWVLDHGYPLYNASECPFVEQGFNCLANGRMDEDYLKWRWKPKNCDIPRVNVQVILEKLRNKRVVFVGDSMSRTQWESLICFLMTGLEDKESAYEVNGSKITKQIRFLGVRFSSFNFTVEFYRSVFLVQHNWAPKHAPKRVRSTLKLDKLDSISKEWIDSDVLIFNSGQWWVPGKLVGTGCYFQFGKTLKLGMPIVGAYKTALQTWASWVDKMINPKRTRVFFRTFEPSHWRNVTLRLCNVTKLPLLEVTKDSANPFSSMVLEVVKNMAVPVTVIHVTPMSSFRSDAHVGNWGDMPSLSDCSHWCLPGVPDMWNEIVLSYLLGIFEQDFECENSLQNCG, from the exons ATGGAAAGAATGAGTAGTTTTAATAGAAGTGTTTCCTTTAAACAAAGGACTGCTAATATTGGAAGTCCAAGATTTAGTAGAAAGAGTCGGATGTCACCTCTATTTCATGCTCTGATTATAATGGGATGGTTGGTTTCCTTCTTCTTGGCTGTGGGCTGTGGATACATGTATGTTCTGCCAAATCTTACGCATTCATTTCATGTTCCGGAGGATAGATTTATGAATTTCAGTGGTTCCGATAATACGTGTGATGTATTTGATGGAAATTGGGTTCTGGATCATGGTTACCCATTGTACAATGCTTCAGAATGTCCTTTTGTAGAGCAAGGATTCAATTGTCTAGCTAATGGTCGGATGGATGAAGATTATCTGAAATGGAGGTGGAAACCAAAGAATTGTGATATTCCAAGAGTTAATGTGCAGGTTATTTTGGAAAAGCTACGAAATAAAAGAGTTGTTTTTGTTGGTGATTCAATGAGTAGAACACAGTGGGAATCTTTGATATGTTTTTTAATGACCGGCTTGGAAGATAAGGAGAGTGCTTATGAAGTTAACGGGAGCAAAATAACAAAGCAAATTAGATTCTTGGGTGTAAGGTTCAGTTCCTTTAATTTCACCGTTGAGTTTTACAGATCGGTTTTCCTTGTACAACATAACTGGGCGCCTAAACATGCACCAAAGAGAGTTAGATCAACCCTTAAGTTGGACAAGTTGGATAGTATCAGTAAGGAATGGATTGATTCAGATGTTCTGATTTTCAATTCGGGTCAGTGGTGGGTCCCGGGAAAGCTTGTTGGGAC GGGTTGCTATTTCCAGTTTGGTAAGACTTTAAAGCTTGGAATGCCAATTGTTGGTGCTTACAAAACTGCCTTGCAAACTTGGGCATCTTGGGTTGATAAAATGATTAATCCAAAAAGAACCCGAGTTTTCTTTCGAACATTTGAGCCATCTCACTGGAG GAATGTGACTTTGCGGCTATGCAATGTGACTAAGTTGCCGCTTTTAGAAGTCACGAAAGACAGTGCAAATCCATTTTCAAGTATGGTACTTGAAGTGGTGAAAAATATGGCCGTTCCTGTTACTGTTATTCACGTAACTCCAATGTCATCTTTTCGAAGCGATGCACATGTTGGGAATTGGGGTGACATGCCTTCTTTATCTGACTGTAGCCACTGGTGTCTACCTGGAGTACCTGATATGTGGAACGAGATAGTCCTTTCCTATTTGCTCGGTATCTTTGAACAAGATTTTGAGTGCGAGAATTCG CTTCAGAACTGTGGGTAA
- the LOC140826391 gene encoding uridylate kinase PUMPKIN, chloroplastic has product MALSNSFCRPITSSAPLCFSRPKAPVFVGFQSSCYHTVIKCCSSEKSPNSDPVNFRQKQLSSMSMPPFGVTMDDSSSSKPLYKWQRVLLKVSGEALAGDQTQTIDPKITMAIAKEVASVTRLGIEVAIVVGGGNIFRGASWAGSSGLDRSSADYIGMLATVMNAIFLQSTMESMGIPTRVQTAFRMSEVAEPYIRRRAVRHLEKGRVVIFAAGTGNPFFTTDTAAALRCAEINAEVVLKATNVDGVYDDDPRCNQNARLLDNLTYQDVTSKELSVMDMTAITLCQENNIPVVVFNLNKSGNISKAIRGEKVGTFIGGTQSTTPART; this is encoded by the exons ATGGCTCTTTCAAACTCCTTTTGCCGTCCCATTACCTCTTCGGCGCCACTCTGTTTTTCGAGGCCTAAGGCCCCAGTGTTTGTGGGATTTCAGAGCTCTTGCTATCATACAGTTATCAAATGCTGCTCTTCTGAAAAGAGTCCCAACTCAGACCCTGTGAATTTCAG GCAAAAACAATTATCTTCAATGTCTATGCCTCCTTTTGGTGTAACGATGGATGATAGTAGCTCATCCAAACCATTATACAAATGGCAACGGGTGTTGCTTAAAGTAAGCGGGGAGGCACTTGCAGGCGATCAAACACAAACTATAGATCCAAAG ATCACTATGGCCATTGCAAAGGAAGTTGCATCTGTTACTCGGCTTGGGATTGAG GTGGCAATTGTGGTTGGCGGAGGAAATATCTTCCGGGGAGCCTCTTGGGCAGGGAGCAGTGGTCTTGATCGCTCATCTGCAGATTATATTGG GATGTTAGCAACTGTCATGAACGCGATCTTTTTGCAATCAACGATGGAGAGCATGGGCATCCCAACAAGAGTTCAGACTGCATTTCGCATGTCAGAAGTCGCTGAGCCATACATTAGAAGAAGAGCTGTTCGCCATTTAGAGAAAGGAAGAGTTGTAATTTTTGCAGCTGGAACTGGGAATCCCTTCTTCACAACCGATACTGCTGCAGCACTTCGGTGTGCAGAGA TTAATGCGGAAGTGGTGCTGAAAGCTACCAATGTGGATGGAGTTTATGACGATGATCCGAGGTGTAATCAAAATGCACGACTACTTGATAACTTAACCTACCAAGATGTAACTTCAAAGGAACTGTCTGTAATGGACATGACTGCCATTACTTTGTGCCAAGAAAACAACATTCCTG TTGTAGTGTTTAACCTCAACAAATCGGGCAACATATCGAAAGCCATTAGGGGAGAGAAGGTGGGCACATTCATTGGAGGGACTCAGAGTACAACACCAGCGAGGACTTGA
- the LOC140826392 gene encoding O-fucosyltransferase 38 isoform X2 — MVNNRGSYQRNLFSSRNRNSSFLSVVLYVMLLFVLSISIFIIYSKDILEEDEKSIPLLRVEKSKSGQKDDKLWEAPRNHRLRPCSKPTSKYKATSVGNHYITVRSNGGLNQMRTGIADMVAVARIMNATLVIPQLDKRSFWQDSSTFSDVFDELHFVNTLQQDVVIVKELPKELESVPRARKHFTSWSGGSYYEEMRQLWKDYQIIHVAKSDSRLANNDLPLDIQRLRCRALYHALRFAPSIERLGKKLVERLRFRAKRYIALHLRYEKDMLSFTGCTYGLTDTESKELRVMRENMNHWKIKNINSTEQRIGGFCPLTPKEVGVFLQALGYPPSTLIYIAAGEVYGGDAHLSELKSLFPNIVFKEMLATQEELKTFSNHASQSAALDYIISIESDVFIPSHSGNMARTVEGHRRYIGHRKTITPDRKGLVELFDKLEDGKLGLSSLSRLVKKLHQNRYGAPRRREGAPPGIKGRARLRLEESFYQNPLPECICNSEDAGR, encoded by the exons ATGGTTAACAATAGAGGATCATATCAGAGGAACCTATTTTCATCAAGAAACAGAAATTCATCGTTTTTATCAGTTGTGTTGTACGTGATGCTTTTATTTGTTCTTTCCATCTCCATTTTCATCATATACAGCAAAGATATACTGGAAGAAGATGAAAAGAGTATTCCCCTTCTTAGAGTTGAGAAGTCCAAATCCGGGCAG AAAGATGATAAACTATGGGAAGCTCCTCGTAATCACCGTTTAAGACCATGTTCTAAACCTACCAGTAAATATAAAG CAACCTCAGTTGGGAATCACTATATAACAGTGAGGAGCAATGGCGGGCTAAATCAAATGCGCACTGGG ATAGCTGATATGGTGGCTGTGGCACGCATAATGAATGCTACACTTGTGATTCCTCAATTAGACAAGCGTTCATTCTGGCAGGATTCAAG TACATTCTCTGATGTATTTGATGAACTCCATTTTGTCAATACATTACAACAAGATGTGGTGATTGTGAAGGAACTTCCTAAGGAATTAGAATCAGTTCCTCGAGCTAGGAAGCACTTCACTTCATGGTCTGGTGGGAGTTACTATGAGGAAATGAGACAACTCTGGAAGGACTATCAG ATAATTCATGTGGCAAAATCAGACTCTAGGCTTGCAAACAACGACCTGCCTCTAGACATTCAGAGATTGAGATGTCGCGCTCTATATCATGCTCTCCGTTTTGCTCCTTCCATTGAGAGACTTGGAAAG AAGCTAGTGGAGCGGCTGAGATTCCGTGCAAAAAGATACATTGCGCTGCATCTGAGATATGAGAAAGATATGCTATCTTTTACTGGCTGTACTTATGGTCTTACTGATACAGAATCCAAGGAGCTCAGAGTGATGAG GGAAAATATGAATCATTGGAAGATTAAGAATATTAACTCAACCGAACAGAGAATTGGTGGTTTCTGCCCTTTAACTCCCAAGGAGGTTGGCGTATTTCTTCAAGCTCTTGGTTACCCTCCATCTACATTGATATATATTGCTGCTGGTGAAGTTTATGGTGGCGACGCTCACCTTTCAGAGCTCAAATCTCTATTTCCAAACATAGTATTCAAG GAAATGCTTGCAACCCAGGAAGAACTGAAAACATTTTCTAATCACGCCTCACAAAGTGCAGCACTTGATTACATCATTAGTATAGAAAGTGATGTTTTTATTCCATCTCATTCGGGTAACATGGCGAGAACTGTTGAAGGTCATCGTCGATACATAGGGCATAGAAAAACAATCACTCCAGACAG GAAAGGTCTAGTTGAATTATTTGATAAACTAGAAGATGGAAAGCTCGGATTATCGTCTTTGTCCCGTCTTGTGAAGAAACTTCATCAGAATAG GTACGGCGCACCTAGAAGAAGAGAAGGAGCTCCTCCAGGAATCAAGGGCCGAGCACGACTCAGGCTGGAGGAATCCTTCTACCAAAACCCGCTCCCTGAATGCATATGTAACTCAGAAGATGCAGGCAGGTGA
- the LOC140826392 gene encoding O-fucosyltransferase 38 isoform X3 — MVNNRGSYQRNLFSSRNRNSSFLSVVLYVMLLFVLSISIFIIYSKDILEEDEKSIPLLRVEKSKSGQQKDDKLWEAPRNHRLRPCSKPTSKYKATSVGNHYITVRSNGGLNQMRTGIADMVAVARIMNATLVIPQLDKRSFWQDSSTFSDVFDELHFVNTLQQDVVIVKELPKELESVPRARKHFTSWSGGSYYEEMRQLWKDYQIIHVAKSDSRLANNDLPLDIQRLRCRALYHALRFAPSIERLGKKLVERLRFRAKRYIALHLRYEKDMLSFTGCTYGLTDTESKELRVMRENMNHWKIKNINSTEQRIGGFCPLTPKEVGVFLQALGYPPSTLIYIAAGEVYGGDAHLSELKSLFPNIVFKEMLATQEELKTFSNHASQSAALDYIISIESDVFIPSHSGNMARTVEGHRRYIGHRKTITPDRKGLVELFDKLEDGKLGLSSLSRLVKKLHQNRK; from the exons ATGGTTAACAATAGAGGATCATATCAGAGGAACCTATTTTCATCAAGAAACAGAAATTCATCGTTTTTATCAGTTGTGTTGTACGTGATGCTTTTATTTGTTCTTTCCATCTCCATTTTCATCATATACAGCAAAGATATACTGGAAGAAGATGAAAAGAGTATTCCCCTTCTTAGAGTTGAGAAGTCCAAATCCGGGCAG CAGAAAGATGATAAACTATGGGAAGCTCCTCGTAATCACCGTTTAAGACCATGTTCTAAACCTACCAGTAAATATAAAG CAACCTCAGTTGGGAATCACTATATAACAGTGAGGAGCAATGGCGGGCTAAATCAAATGCGCACTGGG ATAGCTGATATGGTGGCTGTGGCACGCATAATGAATGCTACACTTGTGATTCCTCAATTAGACAAGCGTTCATTCTGGCAGGATTCAAG TACATTCTCTGATGTATTTGATGAACTCCATTTTGTCAATACATTACAACAAGATGTGGTGATTGTGAAGGAACTTCCTAAGGAATTAGAATCAGTTCCTCGAGCTAGGAAGCACTTCACTTCATGGTCTGGTGGGAGTTACTATGAGGAAATGAGACAACTCTGGAAGGACTATCAG ATAATTCATGTGGCAAAATCAGACTCTAGGCTTGCAAACAACGACCTGCCTCTAGACATTCAGAGATTGAGATGTCGCGCTCTATATCATGCTCTCCGTTTTGCTCCTTCCATTGAGAGACTTGGAAAG AAGCTAGTGGAGCGGCTGAGATTCCGTGCAAAAAGATACATTGCGCTGCATCTGAGATATGAGAAAGATATGCTATCTTTTACTGGCTGTACTTATGGTCTTACTGATACAGAATCCAAGGAGCTCAGAGTGATGAG GGAAAATATGAATCATTGGAAGATTAAGAATATTAACTCAACCGAACAGAGAATTGGTGGTTTCTGCCCTTTAACTCCCAAGGAGGTTGGCGTATTTCTTCAAGCTCTTGGTTACCCTCCATCTACATTGATATATATTGCTGCTGGTGAAGTTTATGGTGGCGACGCTCACCTTTCAGAGCTCAAATCTCTATTTCCAAACATAGTATTCAAG GAAATGCTTGCAACCCAGGAAGAACTGAAAACATTTTCTAATCACGCCTCACAAAGTGCAGCACTTGATTACATCATTAGTATAGAAAGTGATGTTTTTATTCCATCTCATTCGGGTAACATGGCGAGAACTGTTGAAGGTCATCGTCGATACATAGGGCATAGAAAAACAATCACTCCAGACAG GAAAGGTCTAGTTGAATTATTTGATAAACTAGAAGATGGAAAGCTCGGATTATCGTCTTTGTCCCGTCTTGTGAAGAAACTTCATCAGAATAG GAAATAA
- the LOC140826389 gene encoding protein TONSOKU, which yields MRPKDAAASNQQQLQAAKNAYKSAVAEGNHQEEARWANVIGDILKNRGEYVEALRWLRKDYEVSLKHLTQKQLLPTCQSLGELYLRLHHYNDALVYQKKHLELANDANDLIEQQRASTQLGRTYHEMFLKSEDDHYSVRSAKKYFKSAMKLARTLKENPPTERFSFIKEYIDAHNNLGMLELDLENLGEAEKILSRGLEICDEEEVVEDDDTRSRLHHNLGNVYLELRRWQRALEHIKKDVMICRQIGHRQGEAKGYINLGELHYRNQKYDEAISFYQKALDLAKSLEDEDALVDQIDGNIEIVREAVKVIDDLKKEEQTLKKFERYTRMSRGTEDERKWLLKQNSSIDILVEKARMIISWPKLREYGKKKKQIASELCDTEKLSDSFSVIGESYQLLRKHNKALKWFRKGWDAYRSIGNLEGQAMTKINMGNTLDSNADWAGALDAFKEGYRIAVDAKLSSLQLYALQNMHYIYMIRLDDTEEARRTKLLIDELKQPTNAELDDEDLLGNHCSETKTEMDNLSTDDKSDGSFSPNLSSRNSSKSKANNSADEVIEDITLRSLLQSRKKLHKKKTACGVAPNAPQGSTTRSISKSTGSPTVSRKRVRVIISDDEHVDDEVSRPEKLFNKGPAERIATSDEYMKRIASSPVYEVQNVSPVVSRCTLGACPLDLETSTCSSKSRSSTLGVQDGKDFGLAGARAAIGSCNFLHNEISTANVHSCCDETCQHIVFKIEDELLRMDRDLWNFGGKLSMEQLKVELACLYYLQLSKERRSTGLVPVIQHVEYKGRILESVETLLTLRDNASGNGLMEVSVAVMVPKRVMKLYVDCCDELSVPPNLKVVKKLYNLQASDDVIVVSDCELQDVSVAPLINALQLHKTFAVLDLSHNLLGNGTAEKLKQVFMSSGQSYGGLVLNLHCNQLGPTALFQICECPVLFTRLEVLNLSGNCLTDSCASYLSTILKNCKALYSLDIENCSITSLTIQRLADSLDTGSMLAQLCLGYNRPVSRNAISCLLLKLATLERFHELNLNGIKLSKPMVDSLCQFAKKRCLSGLMLGHTNIGTDATKRLIESLPKDTQELVRLDISFCELTCSSIIDLCNEVSLICSILELNISGNPIKKEGGDALASFLSNPQCCLRVLAISNCELSLFGLLHILQALSENCSLEELNLTKNVSTREIHSLTDFIEPTKVSAHPPAPEKIEVLPQETCVLDTIDNQLEVADSEDDEQVGIETTLPGVDESHACLSQDRARLSGNQLFQKLGASIKMASSLQLLDLSRNGFSQEVTDMLFLAWSSGARTSVAQRHIEDDIVHFSVQGIDCCIIKPCCRRT from the exons ATGCGTCCAAAAGATGCGGCGGCAAGTAACCAGCAGCAGCTCCAGGCGGCGAAGAACGCTTACAAGAGCGCGGTGGCCGAGGGCAACCACCAGGAGGAGGCCCGTTGGGCAAACGTGATCGGGGACATACTGAAGAACCGCGGCGAGTACGTTGAGGCTCTCCGGTGGCTGCGAAAAGACTATGAGGTCTCCCTCAAGCACTTGACGCAAAAGCAGCTGCTACCCACGTGTCAGTCCCTCGGCGAACTCTACCTCCGCCTCCATCACTACAACGATGCCCTTGTGTATCAG AAAAAACATTTAGAACTTGCCAATGATGCAAACGACCTTATCGAGCAGCAAAGAGCTAGCACCCAGCTTGGGCGAACATACCATGAAATGTTTTTAAAGTCAGAGGATGACCATTACTCAGTTCGTAGTGCCAAAAAGTATTTCAAATCTGCTATGAAACTTGCCAGAACTCTTAAGGAGAATCCGCCTACTGAGAGATTTTCTTTCATAAAGGAATATATTGATGCCCATAATAACCTCGGAATGCTTGAGTTAGATCTTGAGAACTTGGGTGAAGCAGAGAAGATTCTTTCAAGAGGATTAGAAATATGCGACGAAGAAGAGGTGGTTGAAGATGATGATACACGCAGTAGGCTCCATCATAACCTGGGAAATGTTTACTTGGAGCTGAGGAGATGGCAAAGAGCCCTAGAGCACATAAAAAAGGACGTGATGATATGTAGGCAAATTGGGCACCGTCAAGGGGAGGCTAAAGGCTATATTAATCTTGGCGAGCTGCATTATAGAAATCAAAAATACGATGAAGCTATTTCTTTTTATCAAAAAGCACTTGACCTTGCCAAATCACTGGAAGATGAAGATGCACTAGTTGATCAAATTGATGGAAATATTGAGATTGTAAGAGAGGCAGTAAAAGTGATCGATGACTTAAAGAAAGAAGAGCAGACTCTCAAAAAATTCGAAAGATACACTAGAATGTCTAGAGGCACAGAAGATGAAAGGAAGTGGTTGCTGAAACAGAATTCGTCTATTGATATCCTTGTTGAGAAAGCAAGGATGATCATTTCATGGCCAAAG CTTCGTGAATATGGGAAAAAGAAGAAGCAAATAGCAAGTGAACTTTGTGACACAGAGAAGCTCAGTGATTCATTTTCAGTCATTGGAGAGTCATACCAGCTCCTTCGGAAACACAACAAAGCGCTTAAATGGTTCAGAAAAGGTTGGGATGCCTATAGGTCGATTGGCAACTTAGAG GGGCAAGCGATGACCAAGATTAACATGGGAAATACTTTGGATTCCAATGCTGATTGGGCAGGTGCTCTTGATGCTTTTAAGGAGGGATACAG GATCGCTGTTGATGCAAAATTGTCTTCCTTGCAGCTGTATGCTCTACAAAATATGCATTATATCTACATGATTCGCTTAGATGATACAGAAGAAGCAAG GAGGACCAAATTGTTGATTGATGAATTAAAGCAACCAACTAATGCAGAACTTGATGATGAAGATTTGCTAGGAAACCATTGTTCTGAAACTAAAACCGAGATGGATAATCTATCAACAGACGATAAGTCTGATGGTAGCTTTTCTCCAAACCTAAGCTCAAGGAATTCCTCTAAATCGAAAGCTAACAACTCTGCTGATGAGGTGATCGAGGACATAACTTTGAGATCCCTACTTCAATCTCGTAAAAAGTTACACAAGAAAAAAACTGCTTGTGGAGTGGCACCTAACGCTCCACAAGGCTCCACAACACGCAGCATATCCAAATCCACTGGTAGTCCAACAGTTAGTCGTAAACGTGTCCGTGTAATCATTTCTGATGATGAACATGTAGATGACGAGGTCAGTCGTCCTGAAAAATTATTTAACAAGGGTCCTGCTGAAAGAATTGCGACTTCTGATGAAT ATATGAAAAGAATTGCCAGCAGTCCTGTTTACGAAGTTCAG AATGTTTCACCCGTTGTCTCAAGATGTACTCTCGGTGCTTGTCCTCTTGACCTTGAGACAAGTACTTGTTCCTCCAAATCTAGGAGTTCTACATTAGGTGTACAGGATGGCAAGGATTTTGGACTTGCAGGAGCACGTGCAGCTATTGGCTCCTGTAACTTTCTCCACAATGAAATTTCCACTGCCAATGTGCATTCTTGCTGTGATGAAACTTGT CAACATATCGTGTTCAAAATCGAAGATGAATTGCTACGTATGGACCGAGATTTGTGGAATTTTGGTGGTAAGCTCAGCATGGAACAACTGAAGGTTGAATTGGCATGCTTGTACTATTTACAACTCTCCAAAGAGAGAAGGTCAACAG GATTAGTGCCAGTCATTCAGCATGTTGAGTACAAGGGGAGAATTCTTGAATCTGTGGAAACGCTTCTTACTTTAAGAGACAATGCATCAGGAAATGGCTTGATGGAGGTTTCTGTTGCTG TGATGGTGCCTAAGCGTGTGATGAAACTGTATGTAGACTGCTGTGATGAACTATCTGTGCCACCAAATTTAAAAGTCGTCAAAAAACTGTACAACTTACAG GCGTCAGACGACGTGATTGTTGTGTCTGATTGTGAATTGCAAGATGTGTCAGTAGCACCATTAATAAATGCCTTGCAACTACACAAAACCTTCGCCGTCTTGGACCTTTCTCACAATCTATTAG GAAATGGAACAGCTGAGAAACTTAAGCAAGTATTTATGTCATCGGGACAAAGTTACGGTGGTCTGGTTCTAAATTTGCACTGTAATCAACTTGGGCCAACTGCTTTATTCCAG ATTTGTGAATGCCCTGTTCTATTTACTCGATTGGAAGTTCTCAATCTCTCGGGAAACTGTTTGACTGATTCATGTGCCTCTTACCTTTCAACCATCCTTAAAAACTGCAAAG CTCTGTATAGTCTGGATATAGAGAACTGTTCTATCACATCGCTCACCATTCAAAGGCTTGCTGATTCATTGGATACTGGATCAATGCTTGCACAACTTTGTTTAG GATACAATCGCCCTGTTTCTAGAAATGCAATAAGTTGTCTCTTGCTCAAGCTTGCCACTTTAGAAAG ATTTCACGAGCTCAATCTGAATGGTATAAAGCTAAGCAAGCCTATGGTAGACAGCCTTTGTCAATTTGCCAAGAAACGTTGTTTGTCAGGATTGATGCTGGGACATACTAATATTGGAACC GATGCCACAAAACGGTTGATTGAGTCACTACCTAAAGACACCCAGGAATTGGTCAGGCTTGACATTTCATTTTGCGAACTTACATGCAGCAGTATCATTGATCTCTGCAATGAAGTATCTTTGATTTGTAGTATCCTGGAGCTGAATATCAGTGGAAATCCAATCAAGAAAGAG GGTGGTGATGCATTGGCTTCTTTCCTTAGCAACCCACAATGTTGTTTAAGAGTTTTGGCAATCAGCAACTGTGAACTCAGCTTATTTGGTCTCCTTCACATACTACAAGCTCTGTCAGAGAATTGCTCCCTTGAAGAGCTCAACCTGACCAAAAATGTTAGCACACGGGAAATCCATTCTCTAACAGACTTCATTGAACCAACAAAAGTATCAGCACACCCTCCTGCACCTGAAAAAATCGAGGTCTTACCCCAAGAAACATGTGTCCTAGACACAATAGATAACCAGCTTGAAGTCgctgacagtgaagatgatgagCAAGTAGGAATAGAAACTACATTACCTGGTGTGGATGAAAGTCATGCATGCTTGTCCCAAGATAGAGCTCGCCTTTCGGGAAACCAGCTCTTCCAAAAACTTGGGGCTTCTATTAAGATGGCTTCTAGTTTGCAACTGTTAGATCTTAGTCGCAATGGGTTCTCTCAAGAAGTCACAGATATGCTATTTTTGGCATGGTCATCAGGTGCTAGAACTAGTGTTGCTCAAAGACATATTGAAGATGATATTGTTCATTTTTCAGTGCAGGGAATTGACTGCTGTATCATTAAGCCTTGCTGCAGAAGAACTTGA
- the LOC140826392 gene encoding O-fucosyltransferase 38 isoform X1, with amino-acid sequence MVNNRGSYQRNLFSSRNRNSSFLSVVLYVMLLFVLSISIFIIYSKDILEEDEKSIPLLRVEKSKSGQQKDDKLWEAPRNHRLRPCSKPTSKYKATSVGNHYITVRSNGGLNQMRTGIADMVAVARIMNATLVIPQLDKRSFWQDSSTFSDVFDELHFVNTLQQDVVIVKELPKELESVPRARKHFTSWSGGSYYEEMRQLWKDYQIIHVAKSDSRLANNDLPLDIQRLRCRALYHALRFAPSIERLGKKLVERLRFRAKRYIALHLRYEKDMLSFTGCTYGLTDTESKELRVMRENMNHWKIKNINSTEQRIGGFCPLTPKEVGVFLQALGYPPSTLIYIAAGEVYGGDAHLSELKSLFPNIVFKEMLATQEELKTFSNHASQSAALDYIISIESDVFIPSHSGNMARTVEGHRRYIGHRKTITPDRKGLVELFDKLEDGKLGLSSLSRLVKKLHQNRYGAPRRREGAPPGIKGRARLRLEESFYQNPLPECICNSEDAGR; translated from the exons ATGGTTAACAATAGAGGATCATATCAGAGGAACCTATTTTCATCAAGAAACAGAAATTCATCGTTTTTATCAGTTGTGTTGTACGTGATGCTTTTATTTGTTCTTTCCATCTCCATTTTCATCATATACAGCAAAGATATACTGGAAGAAGATGAAAAGAGTATTCCCCTTCTTAGAGTTGAGAAGTCCAAATCCGGGCAG CAGAAAGATGATAAACTATGGGAAGCTCCTCGTAATCACCGTTTAAGACCATGTTCTAAACCTACCAGTAAATATAAAG CAACCTCAGTTGGGAATCACTATATAACAGTGAGGAGCAATGGCGGGCTAAATCAAATGCGCACTGGG ATAGCTGATATGGTGGCTGTGGCACGCATAATGAATGCTACACTTGTGATTCCTCAATTAGACAAGCGTTCATTCTGGCAGGATTCAAG TACATTCTCTGATGTATTTGATGAACTCCATTTTGTCAATACATTACAACAAGATGTGGTGATTGTGAAGGAACTTCCTAAGGAATTAGAATCAGTTCCTCGAGCTAGGAAGCACTTCACTTCATGGTCTGGTGGGAGTTACTATGAGGAAATGAGACAACTCTGGAAGGACTATCAG ATAATTCATGTGGCAAAATCAGACTCTAGGCTTGCAAACAACGACCTGCCTCTAGACATTCAGAGATTGAGATGTCGCGCTCTATATCATGCTCTCCGTTTTGCTCCTTCCATTGAGAGACTTGGAAAG AAGCTAGTGGAGCGGCTGAGATTCCGTGCAAAAAGATACATTGCGCTGCATCTGAGATATGAGAAAGATATGCTATCTTTTACTGGCTGTACTTATGGTCTTACTGATACAGAATCCAAGGAGCTCAGAGTGATGAG GGAAAATATGAATCATTGGAAGATTAAGAATATTAACTCAACCGAACAGAGAATTGGTGGTTTCTGCCCTTTAACTCCCAAGGAGGTTGGCGTATTTCTTCAAGCTCTTGGTTACCCTCCATCTACATTGATATATATTGCTGCTGGTGAAGTTTATGGTGGCGACGCTCACCTTTCAGAGCTCAAATCTCTATTTCCAAACATAGTATTCAAG GAAATGCTTGCAACCCAGGAAGAACTGAAAACATTTTCTAATCACGCCTCACAAAGTGCAGCACTTGATTACATCATTAGTATAGAAAGTGATGTTTTTATTCCATCTCATTCGGGTAACATGGCGAGAACTGTTGAAGGTCATCGTCGATACATAGGGCATAGAAAAACAATCACTCCAGACAG GAAAGGTCTAGTTGAATTATTTGATAAACTAGAAGATGGAAAGCTCGGATTATCGTCTTTGTCCCGTCTTGTGAAGAAACTTCATCAGAATAG GTACGGCGCACCTAGAAGAAGAGAAGGAGCTCCTCCAGGAATCAAGGGCCGAGCACGACTCAGGCTGGAGGAATCCTTCTACCAAAACCCGCTCCCTGAATGCATATGTAACTCAGAAGATGCAGGCAGGTGA